From the genome of Ptychodera flava strain L36383 chromosome 13, AS_Pfla_20210202, whole genome shotgun sequence:
TATAACGATGCAAATTTATAAACACATTTCCTTCATCTACTTTACTGCAtgattaaaaagtaaattttctatCAATAGGCCTACCTGCAATACATGCCGTCATAAAGTTAGCTGCATTTCCGGCAATCATTGCTCTCACAGCAATTTTTGATATATCTTTCCCTCTTTCAGGTGAGATTCCAATGAGCGACCCCAACGTCAATCCAATGCCAGTTAGGTGAGAAAAACCACACAAAGCGTAGGTAGTGATTACCTCTGAACGAGGCTGGCAATGAAATGATGAGAACATATAGTCAGAGTGTATTGTCTTAATAAGGTACTTTCAATGATGATAATTgcaatgttatttgttttttcaaagaGTTTAACGCTGACGTCGAGGTTTACTGTTCAATTTTCCTTGTATATTTGATCGATCTATTTGGAAGTTTAGTTGTCACTGAATCGTCAAATTGCTAATAACTGATTCCTCTTGTAATAGTTGGCCAGTGGTTGGAACATGGCGTTAGTAATAGCACAACACAAAATAAAGTCTTGTGCGTGTCAAcctaaggccgcgttcaaaaaaaaaggtgaggggggctggaagaatcgcgattgaaatcttattttttttcagatcccctcccctcaataccctcaaaaattttcaagtccccccctcaataccctcaaaacttttcaagtcccccaccccaaattaccatatagccgcatatttattaggaatgcacgcagagtaaaaaaacatgtaatgtgtcgttctgcacgcaaatgttcaacactatctctaatcagcaggttgtagagccgtatacctagggcaagttcttaaattgattcatttttaaatgcatcagtgaactttttggatttctcagtctaagccgacttgagtttatccaactctggccagttcaatggcaccagctgaaaagcacacaaaatgacaatcatgagagagtatgaaaattgtgtattcctagctacgtttaaccaaattgtgaaaaaatgagcacagtgacctaccaaattttttttttcaaaagtacaagacatatacaagttagatgccacttataaaatgttttgcaaaattttcaatactggaaggttgaaatattccatgaaattaatgttttagtctcagaaattttgggggtaataatggcaaatttgataaaaaaataaaagattccatttagtcacacatttttccatttaaattagagtctttactgttcaaagttttacttttgtgttatttgtacaatgagatgtgaacatttcattcactgcatgaacttgaaatgaatggttttatatattgatttttagtgattttagaaaaactgacttttcatcgtatatttgtataagatcaattatggtgaccccatcttttgtctctaatatttgattgttctcatatgccagaattcaaaaatccaactgttagtcccctggtcttctatgtgttgctctctcttgctggatcttgtgtacaagtaattGTATGTtacactgtcaattgagtgtcctatgacagaaactcttcttaaactacatcagagtcagagctacatgtatcactgtcactgccagtatgtagtagcagggcagtagttgtattaactttttattttgacaatatttttgttcagtttatacaattgtgttcttgttctagtccctacagaatgttgagctatccagtattcagcttgccaacacagcctacgcgTACCATGcgtttgcatcattcaattatcaccaatatttagacaaacgggctttgttgacaaactgtatattgtgtttttcagcatgctgtagagagacaccaagaaactgtgtttgatacattgcatagaaatattgaaaaattatcaacagttgtagctcctgccccattacaaggccaacttgctCTACGAAAATtgaatggcattcatacatttttagactttttcgagattaaagacataaagtatgacaaaacggttcttgattttgttaattattactaacattagaaccattggatgacatcaaaatgttgggagtcaaaatattttcaggtcaccctataggcagagcaaaactttcaagtccccccccctcgactaccccaaaaattttcgaatccccccctgaattcctccagccccccccccccaacttttTTGAACGTGGCCTAAAATGACTATATGTACATGTCGATTTTAACCTCCCATTGTCGTCTTTGTGTCGatttaaataaattttccaCACAGTCACATTATAATGTACGTGCAATGTGCAATAGACCAAGTAGAGACGTTAGAGACGTTACTCATCCAGCACATACATTATTTGATTTGCTACCGTCAGGCACTCGATATAGATCTATTGGGACAAAAACCAACCGTTTCAAAAATAGTTTTTATCCAACAGCTGTTCGACTTTTAAACGATTTGTAGTGTTAACATGTTACTTTTGGTGTCTTTTTAAACTTGTCTGTGTGATATATgttatttgttgttttatttttggcCTGAGCTCTGCAGATCCACCCCGAATTCCATTGTATTTtcgtttttagctactatagactatagtctatagaagctattgggatgggtatccgtccggcgtccgtcgtcagtctgtatgtatgtatgtatgtatgtatgtatgtatgtatgtatgtatgtatgtatgtatgtatgtatgtatgtatgtccgtttgtgaggcgtccgtccactcaaatatcttgagaaccgcagtacttactgatttgatatttgttgtgtagatgaaaaataagattttgagaaactattttttttaattttttgatattgttgaaaataggcaaattaatgccaaaaaagtgtgtttttggtaaaaaatcttcttcttcataaccgctggtcagacagctttgttatttggtatacaggtccctagggataacccaacttagatttgttcaaattgtgatgaaatatgcaaatgtgtatttttaaggaatttttttgtcatttttggtcaaagtttgacttacattgtatgtaattcttgtactgtataaaccctatcaattcacccagaaaaaaataattaatatgatttcaaataattgaattaattaggaaatcatcaaagccaaaataattttagtgtggaattatcagaacgttcaactttttttgacagttcatagtgaaatgcttaccatcttggaggataaaaacatgtaaaggcaactttcctgaatcccaactttgatatattctgaacaaccatttatgttatctaaaagaaattgctcataatagtttgtcatgatagggtggtcaaataaatagagatagagaaagttctaatttccatttatggttgacttggtaacgataagattactttttgaggaaaaaaatagagtggtcaattaaaagagtggtcaaagtgatagtgtttttatggtaaagctgggctgtaagtgttagattcctcatgtgctatttatagcaattatgcaatctgtgtaaacagtgcaatgaaagtgtaacatgattccttataatgcttttgatgaccttgaacttcttaagtttcaaacatttgtctcttcagtgtgctttctctgagtacgtacagtctcaacttattcaacagaacttacttacaatgttaatttgaaagttaaaatgtgcttggttaataggatgaaaatactgatattgaaaggtaaccagctcaagattctttataacctgacagatatgctgtttttttatgacgtaaatcttgatttaagcaagtcttgtttactttaattagaatgtaattaactctcgtttatttgctattatagactaatatagtctgatgaaatatgcaagtctgtatttttacagaatttttttccatttttggtcaggccatcctgaaatgagctatcaaagatatccaccttcttcatcaatacatgtgtcacaaaaggttattctctacataacacagcagagctctgtcaactgttgagtcgcttgttttttcataaCCGCTGGcttaaattttcctttttcGCTAAAAGCTCAACCCCGATGAAATACTAACTCGGTTAtatgatatttggtttacatgtccctcggatgaccttagtgagataatttcatacagtcaggaaatacttaattttgtatccatgtctatagtagcttcagggactttggccctatgtttatacaCATGGTAATAaagtgttattattattattattattattattattattattattattattattgaataGCGACGACACGAGACTGACAAATTgtccacatcatcatcatcatcatcatcatcatcatcatctttcaaTACGCGCATTTTCTTTCCATGCAGTTACATTGACTTACTGATAATGTCGGTTCTAGGCCAAGTTTCCGGTTCTCTAACAACACAGCCATCTTTCTGTAGGATACCAGAACGCTGGTGACAATCTTCATACCAATGAGTTCACCAACCAAAAAGCAGTCTTGCCATGGTACACCCATCAAATAAGCAATTGGCATGAACAACCAAGCACAGATCAacttatcaaaacaaaaatgaattaggatgtcaacaaaattattaCAATTACAAATCATTGAGCAACacatatttgacattttattgACTGGAACTTAGTAAATTTGGTATCAAAATGTGTAGTTTTAACTTGAAGGACATAAACTGTGACTTTTTATAGTACTTTCATCATTGTTGTCCTAGAAATAAGTCTCTCTACACTACGTCGAATACTCGAAATATAAATTATAAGCCTTGACAACGCAACATTTAATGCCATTGTTGACAGAGGAATTTTCTCCCTGACTAACATCCgttcgtcaacaataacattggagtTACACAAAGCTACACAAAGCTACGATATGGCATTCCCAGGTAATTTTAGGATAACATTTGTTCGCAAGCAAACTATGTTAGAAAATACATCAACATTGCAACTCatggaattttcaaatttaacagAACAAgctcaatttttgtcattgatatgTGGACGACACAATACGCAATAATAAGCTcattgcaaaatattaaaataagtaCACCTGTACCTCAAAACTTAAGATTGGATAGCCAACCATGCCGCCCGCCCAAGATAGAAAGGCATTCATGAACTCAACCAAGGCTAAAAACACGATACAATTTGCGGCCACGTTCACGGCTATGGGAACTGCTAACATGGCGCCAGTTGCTATGGCATCGATGATGTTCTGATACTTgctagaaatatcaaaattacacgAGAATTGTTAAAGTTAACATGTAGCAAGGTAGTTTAAACATTATGGTGCTGTCGTGTTTATGATCAATAGACTGGTCTccaagacaaacaaacaataaattgGATGAGAATAAGTTCACTGATCAGTATCGATCAAATGACGTGTCAAATACTTCAGTGGTTTGCGCCGGGTCTTTTTTAAATTCTACTCATTAACTTTGTTAAAATTGCGGTATTGAACAGAGAAGAAAGTTTCCTGGAAAGGGGATTTATCATTTCCTGACTGAATACTAGATTAAAAAGTCGTTTTTATATCGATTAATAGCATAATTTGATATTACTTACGTTATGTATATCTTTGCCGTCTTCATTTCTGCTGATGGAGATTTCTCTATTTCAGGGTAAAACATTTTGGAGAGAGCCAGGGCTGCAGGTGCTGACATGACGGAAGCAGTGATAAGATATAGGGCTGAGACCGAATGCTATGGCTGCACCTATAACACTACCAGCAATGGTGGCGTAACCAGCCGTGGCAACAGCGTGCAGCTCTGACAATGACATTGAACTTATGTAAGGCGCTATGAGTAATGGAGCTTCACTCTGGAAACggaaaaaataatgtcaaaatagcATAAAAATGTACgacattgtaataaaatattcactATATTGTCAgttgaatttaccaatttttaaattttttgtggTTTTTGTACATTGAAATGACGGCCTAAAATTCTACTTGGTCTTATTAAAATCTTtaatttgaaatagtaatttaAAACAACTCACCATACTGAGGAATATGGAAGCAGCTGCTGCGAGAGATTCACTGGCTGATGTGTGCATTGTGAACTGTAATAACCAAGCTAGCTTAGTAATGACCAGCTGGACAAGTCCAATATGGTACAAGCAAGCGATGATAGAACCCAAAAATAATATAATCGGAAGAACCTGTAGATGTCAAAGAACATGCTTGATAAAAACAGTTCCAACGAACATGGGGAAACAGGGAGAAGCAAGAGGTTAACATGAAAGTAATATAGTCTATCCCGTATATGCCATTGGAGTATCGTAGTTAATTGACTTTAGAGTCAGTGAGTAGAGACGACTGGTCACACTATGCACGACTTGTATACTTGTTCGTAAACTACGAACTTGGCATTATTGTGTGACTTGCCAAGAATGGTGACTCAGGACGTCCACGGTCTAATTTGATAGAGTATGAGTTCCAAACTTAATGATGAAAACCGAAATTTAGTCTTTCATTGATGGTTACACTTTTGAAGCGATGGGAAAAGTTCATTTTGTGTCGTATACATGCGTTTTAATCTGTCTACTTGGTGCATGGATGAAATTTGATGTTGAACAGAACACACATCAGGTAGTGTGGCGACATATAGGTACTTCCGAGGATTGTGACACTTTTATATCGGAGCAACTTTTATAAAACTGACAAACTAAAAGCAGTGATCGAAACGTTCTGAAAGTTTTGTATAAGAGTCGCATAAATCAGCCATCTTCATGAACAAAGATACGCTGTTTTGTTGTAACGAACAAGACTGTTTAATATACCTTGAAAGCGAAAAAGTGATTGACCCAAAGTTCACCGAAGACAAATTCCGAGCCAGCCTCAGTATAATCAAGAAATTTGCCAATTTCTTCGCCAATAAACCTGAAGGCCTCAAATCCCCACTTAGTGCGTAGAATCAGCAATGCCAAGCAAGCTTGAAGAGCCAGTCCCCATCGACGGGCCTCCATCTTATCTGTTAAATAAAACACGTGATTAAATTGTTGGTCAagcgatttgaaaaaaaaaccgcaTGAATTGGCTCAGATTATCAACACttttcaaacaaataaacaaatcacaCGAATTGAATCACACTGTATGAGTGTCGCTGACTAATACTTGAGGATAACTCTTGCTACATGGTATTCTATACTTAAACTTTGAGGTGTATTGAAATTTTCCTCGGATTTATTTCCTGAATGTACCCACTTATCTTTAGTTAACGATTTCTTTCAGTGGATAGCTCTGTGGTCGAgacaaatttcagtttttttattcatttcaaaataatgttgaaatacccaatGTCCAAtttgacaattgaattctgCAGACTAAGCACTGTATTGTCAAGGCTACAgctgtttatttcaacaaactttAGAGAGAAGAATAAGATAACctagaacaaaaatactgtgaACATTATAGAAAGTTACTGTAACAGCTAAATGCCTTTGATAGGAATGTGATTGATTGAAGTTTATTGACAGAATTTGTTTTACAACTAATGTGAACTTTATACTTATTGAGATGTCTGGCGTCACGGTCGACTAATTCTTGAGGATCACAACATTAATGTGTTTAAACATTGATGTCTCACAGAAATGATAGTTTGCCGAGTGGTAATTTTGTTAAACttttgaaatgaattgaaaaaaacagggtttACCTTGTCAGGATGTTTagaaaacaagaaacaaaagaCGAGAATTGTGATAAGACCAACAAATGACCTCATGTTTGATGGATCTTTGGAGGTATCCAACACAATCCACAGTACTACCAGTGCCAATGCTGTGATTCCAGACACCCTGGTTGAAGTGAGCACGTAAGACTGTTATTCGATATCATAGTAAATCAAATGTTATGAACACATTTCTAACTTTGAAAGACACAACCGTAAATTTGAGTCATGTAATTGTGAGGTCGAATCGGTGTTGTTCGTGAAGTAACTTGAATAGTATTTCTCCGGGTAACCCCCTAGTTTAGCATCAGAAACGTGATGTGTGGTTAGTACTTCAAACGCAATATTGGAACTCTTTAATTTGCTATTTgtagaaaatatgcaaatgaccacgTCTCCAGGATATAAATATTTTGCGATTACCGATATCGATTCTGTAGGCCTACATCGAAAGCAAATGTCGATTGAAATTACGAAGACATGTCAACACGATGTAGAACTTACCATCGAATTAAATTCCAGTGCCTATCACAGAATCTGACCAACGGTCTGCACAGTTTACTGAATGATTCTCCGAAATAGTCACGTATTTTGGCGTACACAATACACGAGACAACAAACAACGTCATTGCCAACAGTGCCAAAGCTCCATCAAATGAGTAGTAGAGGGCATATGTCAAATACACAGAGTACAGGACAAGTAATGTCAGGTAGAGAgctattttcaatgttttcttgcgtttatgaaagaattggCCGATCGATGATTGTACTCTGCGGATAGCCTGTATTGACAAGAGAAGGATAAAGATGTTATGTGTGATAGCAGTGGCAATGCTGATCTTCAAAGGTATTTTGATCTTCAAAGGTATTACACTGTCTCTATATATCCTGCCAATATCAACTGAAAGGAATTAtcataaacttttgaagactaaGTCTCCTTAATTAGATATTTGGGTTCCATAAATGAGAGATGCAAACGATCCTAAAAGTTACTGATATATTGCGGACCCGATCCTGAGTGATCAGATAATAGTTCAAATCCAATGAGAGGAGAATAACCCATGGAAATCTACTTAGGATTGTCGGTGAAATTTCTCAAACATACGTCTAGCAGCCATGCTAGGTCGAATGAAACTATATGAATTAAATTATTGATAGAGAAAGTATAAAAATGTTTCACCCTGGAGCAGCAATTATCAGGAAAGTCGGCATCGTTGAATTCTCCGTCAGTAATGTCGATTCTTTCTTCAAGTTTACTATGCGTCTTGTCATCAGAATTTACCCCTTCGTCGATTATAGAACCAAGATCAAGGTCAGTGTCATCTTTCTGAACACAAAGGAGAAAACTAATAACATTTATAGAATTCACATACCCCAAAATTATGTATCAGAGGTTGtgaagttaaagggacaaagtcgcccgtttgatgaattttgtttgatacgagatactacttatattgtttgacatgttgaaatatactgATTGAATGgctgaccatgcatatattcgacatCGATTTTagtcaaattaaatgaaaccttggcgaaaatgaattaatggtcatgaccattgattcatttcgccatggtttcatgtatcgtgtctaaaaccggag
Proteins encoded in this window:
- the LOC139147079 gene encoding solute carrier family 28 member 3-like isoform X2, with the translated sequence MEEVKAQESLELKTKDADVVCVIAENSQKKDDTDLDLGSIIDEGVNSDDKTHSKLEERIDITDGEFNDADFPDNCCSRAIRRVQSSIGQFFHKRKKTLKIALYLTLLVLYSVYLTYALYYSFDGALALLAMTLFVVSCIVYAKIRDYFGESFSKLCRPLVRFCDRHWNLIRWVSGITALALVVLWIVLDTSKDPSNMRSFVGLITILVFCFLFSKHPDKIRWRPVDGDWLFKLAWHC
- the LOC139147079 gene encoding solute carrier family 28 member 3-like isoform X1; this encodes MSAPAALALSKMFYPEIEKSPSAEMKTAKIYITKYQNIIDAIATGAMLAVPIAVNVAANCIVFLALVEFMNAFLSWAGGMVGYPILSFELICAWLFMPIAYLMGVPWQDCFLVGELIGMKIVTSVLVSYRKMAVLLENRKLGLEPTLSPRSEVITTYALCGFSHLTGIGLTLGSLIGISPERGKDISKIAVRAMIAGNAANFMTACIAGILYEDPILTVMTNHSTVVLTTQSFMNTTVY